CAGGATAGCTGGAACGCCTTCACCCGCGCGGCGATCGGTTTCGTGGAAGCCGGGCGCCCGGCGCGCGGCGGCCCGGATGTGGCCGCGCAGGACGATGAAGACGAGGCCGGCCCGGCATCGGACGACGCCGCCGCGACCGAGACGGACGATGCCGACGAGGCGGCCCCGACGCTACCCGACAGCCGCCCCTTCGCGCGGGTGGACAGAATGCTGGAACGCAGCATTGCCCGTGGGCAGGCGGCCGAAACGCTGCGTACCGCGATGGCGCAGCTGGCCGGCGAGTTGACACCGGAGCAGACCGCGACGGCCGAGCGCCTGCTGCGTGAGCTGCCGCGCCCCGGCCGCCATGGCAAGGGCCCGCATCACCACCGCCCGCACGGGCCGGGTCAGGAGCGCGGCGACCGTCGATAGAACGTAAGAGCCAGCACGAGGCCGGGGCGCGACGCTCCGGCCTTGACGCTGCCCGGCCCGCCTGCAATGCCGGTCCTGCACATCGGAAGGGACCGGGCATGGCGGAACTGCGGGGCATACTCTTCGACAAGGATGGCACGCTGCTGGATTTCGACGCCACATGGGCGCCGGCGACGATGCAGGTCCTGAATGCGCTGGCGGATGGACGCCGGGACATCGCCGACCGCATGGCCATGGCCTGCGGCCTCGACATCGCACGCATGACATTCCGGCCGGGCTCTCCCATCATCGCAGGCGATACGGCGGACTATGCCCCCGTCTGGGCCGAACTTGTCAGCGTGCCCTTCGACAAGGCCTTCGAGACGCGGGTCAACGATCTGTACCGCGCCGCCAGCCTGTCGACCTTGCGCGGCTATGACGACGTCGCCAGGGGCATCGACCATCTCATCGCCCAGGGCTATCGCATCGGCCTGGCCACCAACGACGCCGAAGCCACGGCACGTGCGCATCTGTCCGCGCTCGGCGTCTTGGACCGGTTCGACTATGTCGCCGGGTACGATTCCGGCCATGGGGCCAAGCCCGGTCCCGGCATGGTCGAGGCTTTCGCCAGGGAGACCGGGCTTCACCCGGCAGCCGTCGCCCTGATCGGCGACTCCCCCCACGACATGGACGCCGCCAGGGCCGCCGGCGCGCACCCTGTCGGCATCGCGCGGACGCCGGCGGCGCAGGATGCGCTCGCCAGCCATGCTGAAGTGATCGTGACCGATCTGGCCGGCCTGATCGAATGGCTCGACAGCAAGGCCGCGCCTCAGGCCCGGACGGACGGGCGTAGCGCGTAGGCACCATCGCCAAGCAGCGACAGCGCGACCAGGCCGGCGATCCACAGTCCGAGAAACTCCCAGCCGCCGCCTTCATTGGTGAAGAAGAACCCGGCCGGCCCGTGCACGGTCACGATGGCACCGAGCAGAATGGGGATGAGGGCAACGGCAACGATCCGGGCCTTGAAACCAAGGATCAATGCGACGCCGCCGAGCACCTCCGCCAGGATCACGATATAGGCGAGAAAGCCCGGAAGGCCGAGGCTTGCAAAGAACTGCGCCGTCCCCGCCGGCGTGAAGACGAAGATCTTCAGCCCGGCATGGGCCAGGAACAGGAGCCCCAGGACGAGGCGAAGAAGGAGCACCGCGTAAGGTGCGGTTCTGGTGTCGATCATGATGTTCACTTCCAACGGTTCATGGTTTTCGAAGCGCATATTGCCTCTATCGAAAAATTGGAGAAGACTGTCGTTCAGGATATAAGCTCACACCCGGGGGAATAGATGCCCGATCAACTGCGCTCCATGGAGGTGTTCGCCCGGGTCGTCAGCGCCGGAAGCTTCTCTGCAGCCGGACGGGCGATGGATATGTCGCAGACCATGGTGACCAAGCACGTCGCTGCACTGGAGCGCCGCCTCGGCGTGCAGCTTCTGCGACGCACGACGCAGCGCGTGACGCCGACGGAGGCGGGACGGCGTTTTGCCGAATCCGCGGAGCGTATCCTGGAGGAAATCCGCGAAGCGGAAGCCCTCGCCGCGGCCGAGACGGTCGAGCCGCAGGGCACGTTGCGGATCAGCGCGCCCTTGTCCTTCGGCCTGCGCGAATTCTCACGGGTCGTGCCGGCCTATCTGTCGCGCCACGACAAGGTGCGCCTCGACGTCGACTTCAACGACCGGCTCGTCGATATCCTGTCGGATGGGTTCGACATGGCGATCCGCATCGGACGGCTGAAGGATTCCAGCCTGACGGCCAGGCGCCTGGCCCCCTGCAACGTCCTCGTCTGCGCCGCACCGTCCTATATCGAGCGACACGGTGCCCCCCGGTCGGTCGCGCAACTGGCCGACCACAACTGCCTTGGCTATACGCTTTCCACCCTGACCCGCGCGGGGCTGTGGACCTTCGGCGACGATGGCGACGTGCCGGTCAAGGTAACGGGAAATCTCACCGCCAGCAGTGGCGACGCCCTCGTGCTGGCGGCCGTCGCGGGCCTCGGCATCGTCTACGAGCCAAGTTTCATCGTGGGAGACGCGGTGCGGCAGGGCCAGCTCGTCCCGATCGCCCTTGATCATCCGCCGGTTCGCCTCGGCGGGGTCCATGCCGTATGGCCCGCCACACGGCATCCTTCCGCCAAGATGCGCGCCATGATCGACCATCTGGCCTCGGCCTGGAGCGGGACGCCGCCATGGGACCGCGATTTGCCGGTTTAATGCATGAGGGTGTGAGTGTTGATGCATTCCAAGGCAATTGCTCACACGGCAGGGAATAGACATCTTCACGGTAACGCAATTGCCAACCAAGGAT
This genomic window from Aureimonas sp. OT7 contains:
- a CDS encoding HAD family hydrolase, encoding MAELRGILFDKDGTLLDFDATWAPATMQVLNALADGRRDIADRMAMACGLDIARMTFRPGSPIIAGDTADYAPVWAELVSVPFDKAFETRVNDLYRAASLSTLRGYDDVARGIDHLIAQGYRIGLATNDAEATARAHLSALGVLDRFDYVAGYDSGHGAKPGPGMVEAFARETGLHPAAVALIGDSPHDMDAARAAGAHPVGIARTPAAQDALASHAEVIVTDLAGLIEWLDSKAAPQARTDGRSA
- a CDS encoding DoxX family protein is translated as MIDTRTAPYAVLLLRLVLGLLFLAHAGLKIFVFTPAGTAQFFASLGLPGFLAYIVILAEVLGGVALILGFKARIVAVALIPILLGAIVTVHGPAGFFFTNEGGGWEFLGLWIAGLVALSLLGDGAYALRPSVRA
- a CDS encoding LysR family transcriptional regulator; protein product: MPDQLRSMEVFARVVSAGSFSAAGRAMDMSQTMVTKHVAALERRLGVQLLRRTTQRVTPTEAGRRFAESAERILEEIREAEALAAAETVEPQGTLRISAPLSFGLREFSRVVPAYLSRHDKVRLDVDFNDRLVDILSDGFDMAIRIGRLKDSSLTARRLAPCNVLVCAAPSYIERHGAPRSVAQLADHNCLGYTLSTLTRAGLWTFGDDGDVPVKVTGNLTASSGDALVLAAVAGLGIVYEPSFIVGDAVRQGQLVPIALDHPPVRLGGVHAVWPATRHPSAKMRAMIDHLASAWSGTPPWDRDLPV